In a single window of the Massilia oculi genome:
- a CDS encoding AsmA family protein, whose product MKTSRPLKIVGWILLGITVIVILFFLLFDWNMLRPYINRKVSETTGREFAIRGDLDVKFHRGQDSERGWRRYVPCPYVSANDVTMSNPSWSTVGPQMAGVQRVEVGVRILPLLTRDVVITDLRLAGPDIAVQRLEDGRNSWTFKDNGPSQWDVDIQRLSFDSGKLRYVDAPLGIDLRADARTIDGQQAAPAAGMPPYGLAFTLSGTYNKAKITGGGKAGAVLSLTGEDITFPIEAAARAGQNKLGLRGVIRDPRSPSGFALKMELAGASMADLYGLTGVLLPETPPYSTRGELLGKKDGEFWNFTYKDFTGKVGASDLAGTLSFVQRKPRPFLSGTLTSKQLRLADLGPTIGADTGAGTKEAGRVKAPPAGKALPVEGFNTEKWGALDADVKFSGKRIVRTHDIPLEDLEATIRMKDKVLTLTPLSFGMAGGRITSNIRLDGNGKTLDAGARLAARGLKIRELFPKLQSMQASFGEVNGDGVLAGKGNTVAAMLGTSHGEINAVVTEGSVSQFMLELAGLNVANAIFVKIFGDKQMMLNCVAAQTTVRNGRANIDRFVLDSEDAVVNMSGYVDLASERLDLDVRPKTKGARILSLRTPLYARGTFTEPKVGPQAGPLALKAGAAVALAAVNPLAALLPLINVDKAPDTNCGAEIKEATKPPKVNAKTPPKPVAAR is encoded by the coding sequence ATGAAAACATCAAGACCTCTCAAGATCGTCGGCTGGATCCTGCTCGGCATCACGGTCATCGTCATCCTGTTCTTCCTCCTGTTCGACTGGAATATGTTGCGGCCATATATCAACCGCAAGGTGTCGGAGACCACCGGCCGTGAATTCGCGATCCGGGGCGACCTGGACGTGAAATTCCACCGTGGACAGGACAGCGAACGCGGCTGGCGGCGTTATGTGCCGTGCCCCTACGTCAGCGCCAACGACGTCACCATGAGCAACCCGAGCTGGAGCACCGTCGGCCCGCAGATGGCCGGGGTGCAGCGCGTCGAGGTGGGCGTGCGCATCCTGCCGCTGCTGACCAGGGACGTCGTCATCACCGATCTGCGCCTGGCGGGGCCCGACATCGCCGTGCAGCGCCTCGAGGACGGCCGCAATTCCTGGACCTTCAAGGACAACGGTCCGTCGCAATGGGACGTCGACATCCAGCGCCTGTCCTTCGACAGCGGCAAGCTGCGCTATGTGGACGCACCGCTCGGCATCGACCTGCGTGCGGATGCCCGCACGATCGACGGCCAGCAAGCCGCGCCGGCCGCGGGCATGCCGCCGTACGGCCTGGCCTTCACCCTGTCGGGCACCTACAACAAGGCGAAGATCACGGGCGGCGGCAAGGCCGGCGCGGTGCTGTCGCTGACCGGCGAAGACATCACCTTCCCGATCGAGGCCGCGGCCCGCGCCGGCCAGAACAAGCTCGGCCTGCGCGGCGTGATCCGCGATCCACGTTCCCCGTCCGGCTTCGCCCTGAAAATGGAACTGGCCGGCGCCAGCATGGCCGACCTGTACGGCCTGACCGGCGTGCTGCTGCCGGAAACCCCGCCCTACTCCACCCGCGGCGAATTGCTGGGCAAGAAGGATGGCGAATTCTGGAACTTCACCTATAAGGACTTTACCGGCAAGGTTGGCGCCAGCGACCTGGCCGGCACCCTGAGCTTTGTCCAGCGCAAGCCGCGGCCCTTCCTGAGCGGCACCTTGACCTCGAAACAGCTGCGCCTGGCCGACCTGGGCCCGACCATCGGCGCCGATACCGGCGCCGGCACCAAGGAAGCCGGCCGCGTCAAGGCGCCGCCGGCCGGCAAGGCCTTGCCGGTGGAAGGGTTCAATACCGAGAAGTGGGGGGCGCTGGATGCCGACGTCAAGTTCTCGGGCAAGCGCATCGTGCGCACCCACGACATTCCGCTGGAAGACCTCGAAGCCACCATCCGCATGAAGGACAAGGTGCTCACGCTCACCCCGCTCAGCTTCGGCATGGCGGGCGGGCGCATCACGTCGAACATCCGCCTCGACGGCAACGGCAAGACCCTGGACGCCGGAGCGCGCCTGGCCGCGCGCGGCCTCAAGATCCGCGAACTGTTCCCCAAGCTGCAATCGATGCAGGCCAGCTTCGGTGAAGTCAACGGCGATGGCGTGCTGGCCGGCAAGGGCAATACGGTGGCGGCCATGCTGGGCACCTCGCATGGCGAGATCAATGCCGTCGTCACCGAAGGCTCGGTCAGCCAGTTCATGCTCGAACTGGCCGGCCTGAACGTGGCCAATGCCATCTTCGTCAAGATCTTCGGTGACAAGCAGATGATGCTCAACTGCGTGGCGGCCCAGACCACCGTGCGCAACGGCCGCGCCAACATCGACCGCTTCGTGCTCGACAGCGAGGACGCTGTGGTGAACATGTCGGGCTATGTCGACCTGGCCAGCGAACGCCTGGACCTGGACGTGCGTCCCAAGACCAAAGGCGCGCGCATACTGTCGCTGCGTACGCCGCTGTATGCGCGCGGCACCTTCACCGAACCCAAGGTCGGGCCGCAGGCGGGACCGCTGGCGCTGAAGGCCGGCGCCGCCGTGGCGCTGGCCGCCGTGAATCCCCTGGCCGCCCTGCTGCCGCTGATTAACGTCGACAAGGCGCCGGACACCAACTGCGGCGCCGAGATCAAGGAAGCGACCAAGCCGCCAAAGGTGAATGCGAAGACGCCGCCGAAGCCGGTGGCGGCGCGCTGA
- a CDS encoding CPBP family intramembrane glutamic endopeptidase, with protein MIIPAHVLLTFGLLALAVLSLWAPLPAIRGNRAWPWCGGLVLATLAGLHGGILDWRAPLSIAVFAALAWAAREARGRYLRSLLLALTALAALALALHKAPGFHNPMLADGIRFSGDGIPFALWANFDKAVVGIVLVGVFCERIGSAAQWREMLRRIAPVAASTLVVVLGLGWLLGLVRPDLKWTPYSAWFLVSNLLITCVAEEAFFRGFLLEKMAHAMRGWRGGVAVATLVTSVLFGLAHLGGGGLLALLATIAGLHYAASYLLSKRVEGAILAHFALNAVHFLAFTYPALAR; from the coding sequence ATGATCATTCCCGCCCACGTCCTGCTCACTTTCGGCCTGCTGGCCCTGGCCGTCCTGTCCCTGTGGGCGCCGCTGCCCGCCATCCGCGGCAACCGCGCCTGGCCCTGGTGCGGCGGCCTGGTGCTGGCGACGCTGGCCGGCCTGCATGGCGGCATCCTCGACTGGCGCGCGCCGCTATCGATCGCGGTCTTCGCCGCGCTGGCCTGGGCCGCGCGCGAGGCGCGGGGCAGGTACCTGCGCTCGCTGCTGCTGGCGCTGACCGCGCTCGCCGCCCTGGCGCTGGCGCTGCACAAGGCGCCGGGCTTCCACAATCCCATGCTGGCCGACGGCATCCGTTTTTCAGGCGACGGCATTCCGTTCGCGCTGTGGGCCAACTTCGACAAGGCAGTCGTGGGCATCGTGCTGGTGGGGGTGTTCTGTGAACGGATCGGCAGCGCGGCCCAATGGCGGGAGATGCTGCGCCGGATCGCGCCGGTGGCGGCGTCAACCCTGGTGGTCGTGCTGGGACTGGGGTGGCTGCTGGGGTTGGTCCGGCCGGACCTCAAGTGGACGCCGTATTCGGCCTGGTTCCTCGTTTCCAACCTCTTGATCACCTGCGTGGCGGAAGAGGCGTTCTTCCGAGGCTTCCTGCTCGAGAAGATGGCCCATGCCATGCGCGGCTGGCGTGGCGGCGTGGCCGTCGCCACGCTCGTGACGTCGGTCCTGTTCGGCCTGGCGCACCTGGGCGGCGGCGGCCTGCTGGCGCTGCTGGCCACGATCGCGGGCCTGCACTATGCGGCGTCCTACCTGCTGTCGAAGCGGGTGGAAGGGGCGATCCTGGCGCACTTCGCCCTCAACGCGGTGCACTTCCTGGCGTTCACCTATCCGGCGCTGGCGCGTTGA
- a CDS encoding bifunctional helix-turn-helix transcriptional regulator/GNAT family N-acetyltransferase, with amino-acid sequence MMMSDLLTELGPTFLGSRLKRLGERMQAGAARVASDAGLPVQPAHMPLLAALDGQALTIGQLVQAVGISQPGITRGIGQLVDLGLAESRQSQDGDGRQRTISLTTEGNAVLARAKLYMWPQIGEAVKALFGGHPEAFMAQIAAIETALADNPIDVLAARSTPQILTIHEFSDELAHHFHDINAEWINAMFRLEATDREVLENPRAKIVDPGGVILFVEARGLGVVGTCALQKTGAHSFELTKMGVRESARGLKAGEFLLEAMIARAMQLGAEPLYLLSNARCAAAIHLYAKLGFQHDAGIMADYGARYARCDVAMRYQAPAANA; translated from the coding sequence ATGATGATGTCGGATTTATTGACCGAACTGGGACCCACCTTCCTGGGCAGCCGCCTCAAGCGTCTGGGAGAGCGGATGCAGGCGGGCGCCGCCAGGGTTGCCTCCGACGCCGGCCTGCCGGTGCAGCCGGCGCACATGCCCTTGCTGGCCGCCTTGGACGGCCAGGCGCTGACCATCGGGCAACTGGTCCAGGCGGTGGGCATCAGCCAGCCCGGCATCACGCGCGGCATCGGCCAACTGGTCGACCTTGGCCTGGCCGAATCCCGGCAAAGCCAGGATGGGGACGGGCGCCAGCGCACGATATCGCTGACGACCGAAGGCAATGCCGTGCTGGCGCGCGCCAAGCTGTACATGTGGCCGCAGATCGGCGAAGCCGTCAAGGCCTTGTTCGGCGGCCATCCGGAAGCATTCATGGCGCAGATCGCCGCCATCGAGACGGCGCTGGCGGACAACCCGATCGACGTGCTGGCGGCGCGGTCGACGCCGCAAATCCTCACGATCCACGAATTCAGCGACGAGCTGGCCCACCACTTCCACGACATCAATGCCGAGTGGATCAACGCCATGTTCCGGCTCGAGGCGACCGACCGTGAGGTGCTGGAAAACCCGCGCGCGAAGATCGTCGATCCGGGGGGCGTGATCCTGTTCGTGGAGGCGCGCGGCCTGGGCGTCGTGGGCACCTGCGCCCTGCAAAAGACGGGCGCGCACAGTTTCGAGCTGACCAAGATGGGCGTGCGCGAAAGCGCGCGCGGCCTGAAGGCCGGCGAGTTCCTGCTGGAGGCAATGATCGCGCGCGCCATGCAGCTGGGGGCCGAGCCGCTCTACCTGCTCAGCAACGCCAGGTGCGCCGCCGCCATCCACCTGTACGCGAAGCTTGGCTTCCAGCATGACGCCGGGATCATGGCGGATTATGGCGCGCGCTATGCGCGCTGCGATGTCGCGATGCGTTACCAGGCGCCGGCCGCCAACGCTTGA
- the fliR gene encoding flagellar biosynthetic protein FliR encodes MLTLTSAEINTWIAALLWPLSRILGLIAAAPLFGNAGVPLRVKVLLGVFLALVIAPLVPAVPAVDPTSWAGLLILVKEMIIGLAMGFAMRLVFAAVEYAGEVASQTMGLGFAVFFDPSTRGRSSAVSQFMALVATMAFLAVNGHLVLLEALAESFFTMPITETPFSSNAALELVRWGGRIFSAGLQIAMPIIAALLITQVALGILTRAAPQLNIFGIGFPITLGVGFLTLSLALPYLSAPIVNLFNQGIEATRSLPRAGNPQPGAPGAQPAQPTPAPG; translated from the coding sequence GTGTTGACGCTGACATCGGCGGAGATCAATACCTGGATCGCGGCGCTGCTATGGCCGCTGTCGCGCATCCTGGGACTGATCGCGGCCGCGCCGCTGTTCGGCAACGCCGGCGTGCCGCTGCGCGTCAAGGTCTTGCTGGGCGTGTTCCTGGCGCTGGTGATCGCGCCGCTGGTGCCGGCGGTGCCGGCCGTCGATCCGACCTCGTGGGCTGGCCTGCTCATCCTGGTCAAGGAAATGATCATCGGGCTGGCGATGGGTTTCGCCATGCGCCTCGTGTTCGCCGCCGTCGAGTACGCGGGCGAGGTCGCCAGCCAGACCATGGGCCTGGGTTTCGCCGTCTTCTTCGACCCCAGCACGCGCGGCCGTTCGTCGGCCGTCAGCCAGTTCATGGCCCTGGTCGCGACCATGGCCTTCCTGGCCGTGAACGGCCATCTGGTGCTGCTCGAGGCGCTGGCCGAAAGCTTCTTCACCATGCCGATCACCGAGACGCCGTTTTCCTCGAACGCGGCGCTGGAACTGGTGCGCTGGGGCGGCCGCATCTTTTCGGCCGGGCTGCAGATCGCGATGCCGATCATCGCCGCCCTGCTGATCACGCAAGTCGCCCTCGGCATCCTGACGCGCGCCGCGCCGCAACTGAACATCTTCGGCATCGGCTTCCCGATCACGCTCGGGGTGGGCTTCCTGACCCTGAGCCTGGCCCTGCCCTACCTCAGCGCGCCGATCGTCAACCTGTTCAACCAGGGCATCGAGGCCACCCGCTCGCTGCCGCGCGCCGGTAATCCGCAGCCGGGCGCGCCGGGGGCACAGCCTGCGCAGCCGACGCCGGCGCCGGGCTGA
- the fliQ gene encoding flagellar biosynthesis protein FliQ, with amino-acid sequence MTPESVMTMGRTAMEVTLMIAAPLLLVALIIGLIVSIFQAATQINEATLSFIPKLVGVFVALVVAGPWMLSVMLDYMRQVFTGIPGLIG; translated from the coding sequence ATGACACCCGAAAGCGTGATGACGATGGGCCGCACGGCCATGGAGGTGACCCTGATGATCGCGGCCCCGCTGCTGCTGGTGGCGCTGATCATCGGCCTGATCGTCAGCATCTTCCAGGCCGCGACCCAGATCAACGAGGCGACCCTGTCCTTCATTCCGAAACTGGTCGGCGTGTTCGTCGCCCTGGTGGTGGCCGGACCGTGGATGCTGTCGGTGATGCTCGATTATATGCGGCAGGTGTTTACCGGGATTCCGGGCTTGATCGGGTAA
- the fliP gene encoding flagellar type III secretion system pore protein FliP (The bacterial flagellar biogenesis protein FliP forms a type III secretion system (T3SS)-type pore required for flagellar assembly.), producing MRVKYILLAGALALPLIAAAQPGIPAFESRPVPGGGASYSLPVQTLLLLTSLTFLPAALLMMTAFTRIIIVLSLLRQALGTQTAPPNQVMVGLALFLTFFVMGPTFDRIYSEAYLPLQRNEIQMLDAMNRGAVPLKEFMVKQTRQSDLALFVKISRSEALQGPEDIPLRVLIPAFVTSELKTAFQIGFAIFIPFLIIDMVVASVLMAMGMMMMSPAVIALPFKLMLFVLVDGWQLLLGSLSQSFY from the coding sequence ATGCGAGTTAAATACATCCTGTTGGCCGGCGCACTGGCCCTGCCGCTGATCGCAGCGGCCCAGCCCGGCATCCCCGCATTCGAGAGCAGGCCGGTGCCGGGCGGCGGCGCGTCGTATTCGCTGCCGGTCCAGACCCTGCTGCTGCTGACCTCCCTCACCTTCCTGCCGGCCGCGCTCTTGATGATGACGGCGTTTACCCGCATCATCATCGTGCTGTCGCTGCTGCGCCAGGCGCTGGGCACCCAGACCGCGCCGCCGAACCAGGTGATGGTGGGGCTGGCGCTGTTCCTGACCTTCTTCGTGATGGGGCCGACGTTCGACCGCATCTACAGCGAGGCCTATCTGCCGCTGCAGCGCAACGAGATCCAGATGCTTGATGCGATGAACCGCGGCGCGGTGCCGCTCAAGGAATTCATGGTCAAGCAGACGCGCCAGTCCGACCTGGCGCTGTTCGTCAAGATCTCGCGCTCCGAAGCGCTGCAGGGGCCCGAAGACATTCCGCTGCGGGTCCTGATCCCGGCCTTCGTCACCAGCGAACTCAAGACCGCGTTCCAGATCGGCTTCGCCATCTTCATACCGTTCCTGATCATCGACATGGTGGTGGCGTCGGTGCTGATGGCGATGGGCATGATGATGATGTCGCCCGCCGTCATCGCCCTGCCGTTCAAGCTGATGCTGTTCGTGCTGGTCGACGGCTGGCAGTTACTGCTGGGCTCGCTGTCCCAGAGTTTCTACTGA
- the fliO gene encoding flagellar biosynthetic protein FliO, with product MLAPCLAFAQQATDATSKPATPASMAGTSAAPAPAAHEDAETPRRPGETTTGRPPAPAVPAPAATPATTAPPTAPLPGDGAAAADTTPPVATAPVSPTSSAPLSEAPRVSMPASMPTASTASPGAGGLLKTIMALMLVLGLLAGLAWLMKRYGPKMSGGSANLRVVGALNLGGRERIMVVEVGDQWIVVGAAPGRVNALHTMPRQETDLTPAAAHGAIPANNFSDWLKKTIDKRNAS from the coding sequence TTGCTCGCACCTTGCCTGGCCTTTGCCCAGCAAGCCACCGACGCCACATCAAAGCCAGCGACGCCGGCCAGCATGGCCGGCACCTCGGCCGCACCGGCCCCGGCCGCCCACGAGGATGCCGAAACCCCACGCCGTCCCGGCGAAACCACCACCGGCCGCCCACCCGCGCCGGCAGTGCCGGCCCCGGCCGCCACACCTGCCACCACGGCTCCGCCGACCGCCCCGCTGCCGGGCGATGGCGCCGCTGCCGCCGACACCACCCCACCGGTCGCCACCGCGCCCGTGTCGCCGACCTCCAGCGCGCCGCTGAGCGAGGCGCCGAGGGTGTCGATGCCGGCCTCGATGCCCACCGCGTCCACCGCCAGCCCCGGCGCCGGTGGTCTGCTCAAGACCATCATGGCGCTGATGCTGGTGCTTGGCCTGCTGGCCGGCCTGGCCTGGTTGATGAAGCGCTATGGCCCCAAGATGAGCGGCGGCAGCGCCAACCTGCGCGTGGTCGGCGCCCTGAACCTGGGCGGACGCGAACGCATCATGGTGGTCGAAGTCGGCGACCAGTGGATCGTGGTCGGCGCCGCGCCGGGCCGCGTCAACGCCCTGCATACCATGCCGCGCCAGGAAACGGACCTGACGCCGGCTGCCGCCCACGGCGCCATCCCGGCGAATAACTTCTCGGACTGGCTCAAGAAGACGATCGACAAACGCAATGCGAGTTAA
- the fliN gene encoding flagellar motor switch protein FliN: protein MSDNQEDQDHIDDDWGAAIAEQAAAEAAALERQQQQQATAPAAAAAVFKDFSNKGARNDTPNDIDFILDIPVQLTVELGRTKIAIKNLLQLAQGSVVELDGLAGEPMDVLVNGCLIAQGEVVVVNDKFGIRLTDIITPSERIRKLNK from the coding sequence ATGTCGGACAACCAGGAAGACCAGGACCACATCGACGACGATTGGGGCGCGGCCATCGCCGAGCAGGCCGCGGCCGAAGCCGCGGCGCTCGAGCGCCAGCAACAGCAACAGGCGACCGCCCCGGCCGCGGCTGCCGCCGTGTTCAAGGATTTCTCGAACAAGGGCGCGCGCAACGATACGCCGAACGACATCGACTTCATCCTCGACATCCCGGTGCAATTGACGGTGGAACTGGGCCGCACCAAGATCGCCATCAAGAACCTGCTGCAGCTGGCGCAGGGCTCGGTGGTCGAGCTGGACGGCCTGGCCGGCGAGCCGATGGACGTGCTGGTCAACGGCTGCCTGATCGCCCAGGGCGAGGTGGTGGTCGTGAATGACAAGTTCGGGATCCGGCTCACTGATATCATCACGCCCTCCGAACGGATTCGCAAACTGAATAAATGA
- the fliM gene encoding flagellar motor switch protein FliM, whose translation MADNFLSQEEVDALLKGVNGDQDDIATPEDTSGVRTYNLATQERIVRGRMPTLEIINERFARYLRVGLFNFLRRSAEVSVGSVRVSKYSEFIRNLVVPTNLNLIHMKPLRGTALMVFDPGLVFLLVDNLFGGDGRFHTRVEGRDFTQTEQRIIMRILDIVFEAYGKSWEPVYPIEFEYIRSEMNTQFANIATPNEVVVSCTFTVELGSVSGQIHFCMPYSMIEPIRDALTSSIQGEALEVDKRWVRLLTQQIQVAEVELVAVLGNGKANFDEILNMKIGDVIPIVVPEMLQATVDGVPVMDCSYGVHNGQYALKVEKLLANSDTFSK comes from the coding sequence ATGGCCGATAATTTCCTCTCCCAGGAAGAAGTCGATGCCCTCCTAAAAGGGGTCAACGGCGATCAGGACGACATTGCGACGCCTGAAGACACCTCGGGGGTACGCACCTATAACCTGGCAACGCAGGAGCGCATCGTGCGCGGCCGCATGCCGACGCTCGAGATCATCAACGAGCGTTTCGCCAGGTATCTGCGGGTCGGCCTGTTCAACTTCCTTCGGCGCAGCGCCGAGGTCTCGGTCGGTTCGGTGCGGGTCTCCAAGTACAGCGAGTTCATCCGCAACCTGGTGGTCCCGACCAACCTCAACCTGATCCACATGAAGCCGCTGCGCGGCACCGCCCTGATGGTGTTCGATCCGGGCCTGGTGTTCCTGCTGGTGGACAACCTGTTCGGCGGCGACGGGCGTTTCCACACCCGCGTCGAGGGCCGCGACTTTACCCAGACCGAGCAGCGCATCATCATGCGCATCCTCGACATCGTGTTCGAGGCCTACGGCAAGTCGTGGGAGCCGGTGTACCCGATCGAGTTCGAGTACATCCGCTCCGAGATGAACACGCAGTTCGCGAACATCGCGACCCCGAACGAAGTCGTGGTGTCCTGCACCTTCACGGTCGAGCTGGGCTCGGTGTCAGGCCAGATCCACTTCTGCATGCCCTACTCGATGATCGAGCCGATCCGCGATGCGCTGACCTCGAGCATCCAGGGCGAGGCGCTGGAAGTCGACAAGCGCTGGGTGCGCCTGCTGACGCAGCAGATCCAGGTCGCCGAGGTCGAGCTGGTCGCGGTGCTGGGCAACGGCAAGGCGAACTTCGACGAGATCCTGAACATGAAGATCGGCGACGTGATCCCGATCGTGGTGCCGGAAATGCTGCAGGCCACGGTCGACGGCGTGCCGGTGATGGATTGCAGCTACGGCGTGCACAACGGGCAATATGCGCTGAAGGTCGAGAAGCTGCTGGCCAACAGCGACACCTTCAGCAAGTAA
- the fliL gene encoding flagellar basal body-associated protein FliL, which produces MKADPKADAAAPAAPTGSKKKLIIMIVAAILVLGAGAGGGWYFSQSSAAHGEEEAPAKETKKKKKKDPAAKPEYVPIEAFTVNLQPENGEQYLQVQFTLQVEGAEQATLVKDNMAMVRNRVLLLLSSKKASEINTVEGKQQLASEIQAAITEPFEKQGDEQEVSDVLFTSFIIQ; this is translated from the coding sequence ATGAAGGCTGATCCGAAAGCGGACGCGGCTGCACCAGCGGCGCCGACTGGCTCGAAGAAAAAGCTCATCATCATGATCGTCGCCGCGATCCTCGTGCTTGGCGCGGGCGCCGGCGGCGGCTGGTATTTCAGCCAGTCCTCGGCCGCCCATGGCGAAGAAGAAGCCCCGGCCAAGGAAACCAAGAAGAAGAAAAAGAAAGACCCTGCGGCCAAGCCGGAATACGTGCCGATCGAGGCCTTCACCGTCAATCTGCAGCCGGAAAACGGCGAGCAGTATTTGCAGGTACAGTTCACCCTGCAGGTCGAGGGCGCGGAACAGGCGACCCTGGTCAAGGACAATATGGCGATGGTGCGCAATCGCGTGCTGCTCCTGTTGTCGAGCAAAAAAGCGTCCGAAATCAATACGGTGGAGGGCAAACAGCAATTGGCGTCCGAAATCCAGGCGGCGATTACCGAGCCGTTTGAAAAACAGGGCGACGAACAGGAAGTGTCCGACGTATTATTCACTTCGTTTATCATCCAGTAA
- a CDS encoding flagellar hook-length control protein FliK: protein MTTQTTNLLFQTTGANASAPRSASPDRLADSARNNGAFGATLSRELAARQQAPQPQSPTPAAQQSKPAAQQQSKPNAADKPANREPVREQASKAGARPASQDGEAQTAKTTSAEGAQEAEAAQDPAEGAAEAAAAATTPVTDMLAFMASLTRPAAADTAAVPAEAAAAAVDPQLKALASALEHMTGATAAAGDDAAAGAAVTDELGTGVTLAAGVQRAPVDPNASQVHPGAQPEGQQDAAQFQTQLRESQQQLATSAEEAPAPLAQLQAQAAKMADAVGNPAAVPGDRIPARVGSQAWDNQVSQRIVYMVGKEQAATLTLNPPDLGPVQIVLNVSNDQATVAFSAEQMEVRQALENALPRLREMMSESGIALNNATVDAGARQQQDGERRAPGGAGGNGKLAGAGAGDEGEAAVNEVAPRTRTVGLGDRGMVDLFA from the coding sequence ATGACGACGCAGACCACCAATCTCCTGTTCCAGACCACCGGCGCCAATGCCAGCGCGCCACGCAGCGCGAGCCCGGACCGGCTGGCCGACAGCGCACGCAACAATGGCGCCTTCGGCGCCACCCTGTCGCGCGAACTGGCGGCGCGCCAGCAGGCGCCGCAGCCGCAGTCCCCGACTCCGGCTGCCCAGCAGTCGAAGCCGGCCGCGCAGCAGCAATCGAAACCGAATGCGGCCGACAAACCCGCCAACCGCGAGCCGGTGCGTGAGCAGGCGAGCAAGGCCGGCGCCAGGCCGGCCAGCCAGGATGGCGAGGCGCAGACCGCGAAGACCACGTCCGCAGAAGGCGCGCAAGAAGCCGAGGCAGCGCAAGACCCGGCCGAAGGCGCGGCCGAGGCCGCCGCTGCCGCCACGACGCCCGTCACCGACATGCTGGCCTTCATGGCCAGCCTGACCAGGCCGGCGGCCGCCGACACCGCAGCCGTTCCGGCCGAGGCTGCGGCCGCTGCCGTCGACCCGCAACTGAAGGCGTTGGCAAGCGCGCTGGAACACATGACCGGCGCGACCGCCGCCGCGGGCGATGACGCCGCGGCCGGCGCCGCCGTCACCGACGAGCTCGGCACGGGCGTGACGCTGGCCGCCGGCGTGCAGCGCGCCCCGGTCGACCCGAACGCATCCCAGGTTCATCCGGGCGCCCAGCCGGAAGGCCAGCAGGATGCCGCCCAGTTCCAGACCCAGCTGCGCGAGAGCCAGCAGCAGCTGGCGACGAGCGCCGAGGAAGCCCCTGCCCCGCTGGCCCAGCTGCAGGCCCAGGCCGCCAAGATGGCGGACGCGGTCGGCAACCCGGCCGCCGTGCCGGGCGACCGCATTCCGGCCCGGGTGGGCAGCCAGGCCTGGGACAACCAGGTCAGCCAGCGCATCGTCTACATGGTCGGCAAGGAGCAGGCCGCCACCCTGACGCTGAATCCGCCCGACCTGGGCCCGGTCCAGATCGTGCTCAACGTGAGCAACGACCAGGCCACCGTGGCCTTCTCGGCCGAGCAGATGGAAGTGCGCCAGGCGCTGGAAAACGCCCTCCCGCGCCTGCGCGAGATGATGAGTGAAAGCGGCATCGCCCTGAACAACGCGACGGTCGATGCCGGCGCACGCCAGCAGCAGGATGGCGAACGCCGTGCGCCGGGCGGCGCGGGCGGCAATGGCAAGCTGGCCGGCGCCGGCGCCGGCGACGAGGGCGAGGCCGCGGTGAACGAAGTGGCGCCGCGTACCCGTACCGTGGGGCTGGGCGACCGTGGGATGGTGGACCTGTTCGCGTAA
- the fliJ gene encoding flagellar export protein FliJ produces MAQLSALETLIDLAQKDSDAAARRLGAANKLVEEAEQKLEMLVGYRDEYARKLDAAQVAGITPFAYHNFVAFIGKLDNALNGQRDVLKHARFKAESERKTLQESERKRLSYRTLNERAASEALKVQNKRDQKQMDDHAARGARYKQR; encoded by the coding sequence ATGGCCCAATTATCCGCACTTGAAACACTGATCGACCTGGCGCAGAAGGATTCCGATGCCGCCGCCAGGCGTTTGGGCGCGGCCAACAAGCTGGTCGAGGAAGCCGAGCAGAAGCTGGAGATGCTGGTCGGCTACCGCGACGAATATGCGCGCAAGCTGGATGCGGCCCAGGTGGCAGGCATCACGCCTTTCGCGTACCACAACTTCGTTGCCTTTATTGGCAAGCTGGACAATGCCTTGAATGGGCAACGCGACGTGTTGAAGCATGCCCGATTCAAGGCAGAGTCCGAGCGCAAGACGTTGCAGGAAAGCGAACGCAAGCGCTTGTCGTATCGCACGCTGAACGAACGCGCCGCGAGCGAGGCGCTCAAGGTGCAGAACAAGCGCGACCAGAAACAGATGGACGACCACGCGGCGCGTGGCGCCCGTTACAAACAACGCTGA